The genomic region TTGCCTTTAATTAATAAAAATGAAAAAAACTTTAATGTTTTGGGCGTTGTAAGAGACATAACAAAAATGCTTCCTTCCGGTCGTATCCCCTCGGATATTATAAAAGATTACGGCGCAAAAACTTTCGCACAGGTTTTATTAAAAACCAAAGAGGATGAAAAAAAGAAAATATCCTCCGCTTTGCATGATGAGCTTGGCTCGGCTGCGGTAGTGCTCACTTCAATTTTAAGTGTATTGCAAGAAGATATTAAAGAAGATAAAAAGGAAGACGCTTTAACCCGCACAAAAGAACTTAATGAGGAAATTAAGGAAACTATTGAAAAACTTAAAAATATAGTTGTAATGATGCGTCCGCCAAGTTTGGAGGCTGTAGGCTTAGACGGTGCCATAAAAGAAATCGTGGAAAACTTGAACAAATTTGCTAATGTACGTATAATATATAAGTATGAAGAGAAAGAAAGCGCTGAAATAGATGATGAAGTTAAAATCATGCTGTTTCGGGTAGTACAGGAAGGGCTGAGCAATGTAATTAAGTATTCTAAAGCCACCGAGGCAAAGGTGTTACTGCAGAACCTTAAGAATATTGTCAGATTAGAAGTGTCGGATAATGGAGTTGGCTTTAAACGGACTACAAGTAAAAAGCTGAGTCAATTAGGGTTACTGGGTATGGAAGAAATGGTGAAATACCTGGGTGGAAAGTTTCAAATTAAAACTGCTTTAGGTAAGGGCACGGTTATTAATGTGTCTTGTCCGAAAGTTGTGTATAAGGTGGATATATGATAAGAATACTCCTAGCAGACGATCATGCCCTGGTTCGTGACGGTATAAAGTCAATCCTTGAAAGAAAGGGAAAAAACATTTCTGTCGTAGCGGAAATGGGTAATGGTAAAGAGATGTTGGATTATGCAGTAAAAAACAAAAACATTGACGTATATGTAGTAGATATAGCTATGCCTATACTTAACGGTATAGCTGCAGTACAGAAACTTCTTAAAATCAATCCTGACGCTAAAGTCATTGTTCTAAGTATGTATGATGACAGAGCCTCTGTCGAAAAGGCTTTTAAAGCAGGGGCAAGGGGTTTTGTCGTTAAGGTTTCTTCAGCAGACGAAATTATAGAAGCTATAAAAGAAGTAAGCGCGGGTAGATTTTATCTTTGTTCTAAAGTTTCTAAATTTGTTGTCCAAGGTTTTTTGGGGAAGGCGTCCCCTTCCAAGAAAGACCCCAGCGGTTTAACACCTAAAGAAAAGCAGATTCTTCAGCTCATAGCGGAAGGGTTTAGCAGCAAGGAAATCGCGAAAGAATTTGGTCTTTCTCTAAATACTGTTCATGTGCACAGAAACAATATTATGAGAAAGCTTGATATTCATAAGCAGGCGGAGTTGGTGCGTTACGCTATTAAAGAGGGCATTGCGCATTTATAACTCTTAATTTTAATACCGCCTTGTCTTGTTATTGAGTGTGGTCTATAACGGGCATGGCGGTATGTTTTATTTGTAAAGGAAAAGTATGCGTATTATTGCAGGTACGGCTAAGGGCCGCAAAATATTTTCAGTTTCTAAAAAGATGGCCGTGGTTCCGATATCGGACAGAATCAAGCAATCCGTTTTTGATATCATAAGGCCCAAAATACCCGCTTGTTACTTTTTGGATTTATTTGCCGGCACGGGCAATGTTTCTTTAGAAGCGCTTTCGCGCGGCGCGGCCAAAGCGGTTATGCTTGATAAGGAGGTGGCCTGCGTAAAAAATATAAAACGTAATTTGGAGCATCTTGGCTTTGCCGACAGAGGCATGGTTTTTAAGGGGGATGTTTTAAAAGGAATAGGTTTTTTATCAGCCTACGCGCCCGAAGGTTATGACATTATTTTTATGGGGCCTCCTTACCGTGATATTAATGAAAAGCCTCTTTCCCTTTCCGGCCCGGCTTTGGCTGAAGCGGCAAAATATAATTTACTCGCTAAAGGCGGTTTTATAGTTTTGCAGCATCATAAGCACGAGTTTTTTGACGTGCCCGCCCTTTTTAAAATATACCGTGAGGAAAAATACGGCGATACGCTTGTGCATTTTTTACATTTTAATAAATCTAAAAATCCGCAGCCTTCCAAAAGTGAGGATTTTGAAGGCACCATAGCCAAAAGGAAATTTGTTCACGCTAATTCCGACAAACAACTAAAGGAAATTAAACAATAATGGAATTTGAGCATAAAGTTTACGAACTTAATTATTCTAAGATAAAAACTTATAAAGAATGTCCTCTTTTATATAAATATAAATATGTTGAAGGTAAAAGAGAGGGGCTTGTGCCCGCATCTTCTTTAGGCGTTTCCATACACCGTACTCTTGAGGAATACCACAAATATTCTAATGATCCTTCCGAAATTTTAAATTATTTTAACAACTGTTGGCTGGGCGCGGGCTATACAAGCGCGGGCGAACAGATGGAATATTATTTAAAAGGCAAAAAAATGCTTGAAGCTTACGCCGAAAAAGAATATGAGCGTAAAACTTCGGTAGACAGTACCGAGCGTGAGTTTATTTTTGAGCATGGTATTTGGACAATAAGGGGCAAAATTGACCGCACCGACTTATGGCCGGACGGCAGTTGGGAAGTTATAGATTATAAAACAGGCTCCGAACTTGACGAGAATTTTGACGTAACCCAAAGCCTTCAAATGGGCATATATTCCGTAGGCGCCAGAAGAGCCTGGAATATGAAAAAGGGCAAAGCTTCAATATATAACGTAGCTTTAGGTATTGTATACAGCGCTGATTTTGATTTGTTTAATGAAGATGAAATTTTAAAAACTTTCGTTGAAACAGGTAAAAAAATAGAAGCGTCTTTTTTCCCCGCCAACACCAA from Elusimicrobium minutum Pei191 harbors:
- a CDS encoding sensor histidine kinase → MVKKNNPSIVYGQEQNEACRTSTKTCLCGSCVYAYELAYMLDREHKYAFMFGTSDSDGGVIHDLASSIHDKYHKIAFSGKPVTYEWSLENHGAIKHYQSTLLPLINKNEKNFNVLGVVRDITKMLPSGRIPSDIIKDYGAKTFAQVLLKTKEDEKKKISSALHDELGSAAVVLTSILSVLQEDIKEDKKEDALTRTKELNEEIKETIEKLKNIVVMMRPPSLEAVGLDGAIKEIVENLNKFANVRIIYKYEEKESAEIDDEVKIMLFRVVQEGLSNVIKYSKATEAKVLLQNLKNIVRLEVSDNGVGFKRTTSKKLSQLGLLGMEEMVKYLGGKFQIKTALGKGTVINVSCPKVVYKVDI
- a CDS encoding response regulator transcription factor; the protein is MIRILLADDHALVRDGIKSILERKGKNISVVAEMGNGKEMLDYAVKNKNIDVYVVDIAMPILNGIAAVQKLLKINPDAKVIVLSMYDDRASVEKAFKAGARGFVVKVSSADEIIEAIKEVSAGRFYLCSKVSKFVVQGFLGKASPSKKDPSGLTPKEKQILQLIAEGFSSKEIAKEFGLSLNTVHVHRNNIMRKLDIHKQAELVRYAIKEGIAHL
- a CDS encoding RsmD family RNA methyltransferase translates to MRIIAGTAKGRKIFSVSKKMAVVPISDRIKQSVFDIIRPKIPACYFLDLFAGTGNVSLEALSRGAAKAVMLDKEVACVKNIKRNLEHLGFADRGMVFKGDVLKGIGFLSAYAPEGYDIIFMGPPYRDINEKPLSLSGPALAEAAKYNLLAKGGFIVLQHHKHEFFDVPALFKIYREEKYGDTLVHFLHFNKSKNPQPSKSEDFEGTIAKRKFVHANSDKQLKEIKQ
- a CDS encoding PD-(D/E)XK nuclease family protein; the protein is MEFEHKVYELNYSKIKTYKECPLLYKYKYVEGKREGLVPASSLGVSIHRTLEEYHKYSNDPSEILNYFNNCWLGAGYTSAGEQMEYYLKGKKMLEAYAEKEYERKTSVDSTEREFIFEHGIWTIRGKIDRTDLWPDGSWEVIDYKTGSELDENFDVTQSLQMGIYSVGARRAWNMKKGKASIYNVALGIVYSADFDLFNEDEILKTFVETGKKIEASFFPANTNHCQHCLFNNRCPSSSVKEAA